Proteins encoded together in one Penaeus vannamei isolate JL-2024 chromosome 41, ASM4276789v1, whole genome shotgun sequence window:
- the LOC138860501 gene encoding collagen alpha-1(IV) chain-like, producing the protein MVPPMVVIRMNTDKPRHTQRAFAAALIGESFALTRRFIRRGSRVQEVQGVQGVRGVRGVQGVQGVQGVQGVQGVQEVQGVQGVQGVQGVRRVQGVRGVQWVRGVQGVQGVQGVQGVRGVQEVQGVQEVQWVRGVQGVQWVQWVRGVQGVQGVRGVQGVQGVRGVQEVQWVRGVQGVQGVRGVQGVTGVTGVRGVQGVRGVQEDQGVRGVQEVQWVQGVQGVQGVQGVRVVQEVQGVQGVRGVQGFKGFKGFEGFKGFKGFKRFKGFEGFKRIKGFEGFKRFNGFEGFKGFKGFEGSKGFKGFEGSKGFKRFKGFEGFKRFKGFERFEGFEGVKRSKGSRVRGVQEIQGVRGVRGVQGVPGVQGVQGVQGVQGVRGVQEIQGVRGVQGVQEVQGVRGVQGVQGVRGVQGVQGFKGFEGFKRFKGFEGFKGFKRFKGSKGFKGFEGFKGFEGFKGFKRFKGFKRFKGFEGFEGFKGVQEVRGVRGVQGVRGVQGVRGVQEDQGVRGVQEVQGVRGVQGVRGVQGVRGVQGIQGVQEVQAVQGVQEIQGVRGVQGVQGVQEVRGVRGVRGVQGVRGVQGVQGVQGVRGVQGVRGVQGVQGVQGVQGGFEGFKGFEGFKGFEGFKGFEGFKGSKGFKRFKGFEGFKGFEGFKGFEGFKGFEGFKGFKGSEGFEGSKGFEGFKGSKGFKRSKGFEGFEGFKGSEGFKRFKGFEGFKRFKGSKGFKRFKGFKRFKGSKGSKGFKGFKGSKGFEGFKGFKGFEGFEGFKGFEGFKAHPRKEGEGRWSSLAPAAGVAASGSKLSRTTGRIWRIL; encoded by the exons ATGGTTCCACCTATGGTAGTCATACGAATGAACACAGACAAGCCCAGA CACACACAACGAGCTTTCGCCGCTGCGTTAATTGGCGAGTCCTTTGCGCTCACGAGACGCTTCATTCGGCGGGGTTCAAGGGTTCAAGAGGTccaaggggttcaaggggttcgaggggttcgaggggtccaaggggttcaaggggttcaaggggtcCAAGGGGTCCAAGGGGTTCAAGAGGTccaaggggttcaaggggttcaaggggtcCAAGGGGTTCGAAgggttcaaggggttcgaggggttcaatgggttcgaggggttcaaggggttcaaggggttcaaggggttcaaggggttcgaggggtccAAGAGGTTCAAGGGGTTCAAGAGGTTCAAtgggttcgaggggttcaaggggttcaatGGGTTCAATGGGTTCGAGGGGTCCAAGGGGtccaaggggttcgaggggttcaaggggtccaaggggttcgaggggttcaagaGGTTCAAtgggttcgaggggttcaaggcgtccaaggggttcgaggggtccAAGGGGTTACAGGGGTTacaggggttcgaggggttcaaggggttcgaggggttcaagaggatcaaggggttcgaggggttcaagaGGTTCAAtgggttcaaggggttcaaggggtccaaggggttcaaggggttcgagTAGTTCAAGAGGTccaaggggttcaaggggttcgaggggttcaagggttcaaggggttcaaggggttcgaggggttcaaggggttcaaggggttcaagaG gttcaaggggttcgaggggttcaagaggatcaaggggttcgaggggttcaagaGGTTCAAtgggttcgaggggttcaaggggttcaaggggttcgaggggtccaaggggttcaaggggttcgaggggtccAAGGGGTTCAAGAggttcaaggggttcgaggggttcaagaGATTCAAGGGGTTCGAGCGGTTCGAGGGGTTCGAGGGGGTCAAGAGGTCCAAGGGTTCAagggttcgaggggttcaagagattcaaggggttcgaggggttcgaggggttcaaggggttccaggggttcaaggggttcaaggggttcaaggggttcaaggggttcgaggggttcaagagattcaaggggttcgaggggtccAAGGGGTTCAAGAggttcaaggggttcgaggggttcaaggggttcaaggggttcgaggggttcaaggggttcaagggttcaaggggttcgaggggttcaagagattcaaggggttcgaggggttcaaggggttcaagaGGTTCAAGGGGTccaaggggttcaaggggttcgaggggttcaaggggttcgaggggttcaaggggttcaagaggttcaaggggttcaagagattcaaggggttcgaggggttcgaggggttcaaggggGTTCAAGAGGTTCGAGGGGTTCGAGGGGtccaaggggttcgaggggttcaaggggttcgaggggttcaagaggatcaaggggttcgaggggttcaagaggttcaaggggttcgaggggttcaaggggttcgaggggttcaaggggttcgaggggttcaagggATCCAAGGGGTTCAAGAGGTTCAAGCGGTTCAAGGGGTTCAAGAGattcaaggggttcgaggggttcaaggggttcaaggggttcaagaggttcgaggggttcgaggggttcgaggggtccaaggggttcgaggggttcaaggggttcaaggggtcCAAGGGGTTCGtggggttcaaggggttcgaggggttcaaggggttcaaggggtccaaggggttcaaggg gggttcgaggggttcaaggggttcgaggggttcaaggggttcgaggggttcaaggggttcgaggggttcaagggATCCAAGGGGTTCAAGAggttcaaggggttcgaggggttcaaggggttcgaggggttcaaggggttcgaggggttcaaggggttcgaggggttcaaggggttcaaggggtccgaggggttcgaggggtccaaggggttcgaggggttcaaggggtcCAAAGGGTTCAAGAGGtccaaggggttcgaggggttcgaggggtttAAGGGGTCCGAGGGGTTCAAGAggttcaaggggttcgaggggttcaagaGGTTCAAGGGGTCCAAGGGGTTCAAGAGGTTCAAGGGGTTCAAAAGGTTCAAGGGGTCCAAGGGGTccaaggggttcaaggggttcaaggggtccaaggggttcgaggggttcaaggggttcaaggggttcgaggggttcgaggggttcaaggggttcgaggggttcaaaGCTCACccaaggaaggaaggcgaaggaCGATGGAGTTCCTTAGCTCCTGCTGCCGGTGTCGCTGCCTCGGGTTCAAAGCTTTCGCGAACAACGGGGCGTATATGGCGTATTCTTTGA